In Crassostrea angulata isolate pt1a10 chromosome 6, ASM2561291v2, whole genome shotgun sequence, a genomic segment contains:
- the LOC128187232 gene encoding leucine-rich repeat-containing protein 74B-like isoform X5: protein MDWMLTRCEEVDEEGLSGNEADSEDEGYNDEIADPDNLLLNMTVSRASSRKSRPESSGSRLERFGPSSDHSESDDEIPHKPREHLPEIADFTTVDINDEKAFDTDLEDKGAGAAPGVSIDLVADFQYLRTAYAIDTNLKFSDNLFAALKTTTAYDPTGRTAYIEGCKKVGVVPASYFLRHMNDPHLSMKHHGLGSQGMRAIAMSLVSNTSVLTLDLSDNWLGHPGGHAVCEMLRDNCFITHLDLSDNKFGLQTAESLSQTLQQNSTLTHVTLSGNDFDDKAAVHFSDAIMNTTKLEYLNLSHNLFGENAGIILGPAIADNSSLKELDLSWNSIRRKGAVAIAQGIKNNVYMKKINLAWNGFGLEGSIAFGDALKGNQVLEELDLTNNRITSEGAVLIGKGVSVNETLTTIRLGRNPMQTAGCYGICAAILRNPNCALKELDFKDILVNKDFDDIFKQVQEQVPDIKMRHGGMEPPKKPRARIHPMVKLTNYIEKNNLRLVDFFNKFDKDGSMSVTYEEFQQGIECAKTALQKLVKSEALKDTGIKLTQEEVQILLSELDSDGDGEINFSEMVSGHTGFQESQQENINVILTATQPRPVTT from the exons ATGGATTGGATGTTAACGCGATGTGAGGAGGTGGATGAGGAGGGTTTGAGTGGAAATGAGGCAGATTCAGAGGATGAGGGATATAACGATGAAATTGCAGACCCAGATAACCTCCTTTTAAACATg ACTGTGAGTCGAGCGAGCAGTAGAAAGTCTCGACCAGAGAGCAGTGGATCTCGACTCGAGAGGTTCGGCCCCAGCTCGGACCACAGTGAGAGTGATGACGAGATACCCCACAAACCACGAGAGCACCTGCCTGAGATAGCAGACTTCACTACAGTAGATATCAATGATGAGAAAGCCTTTGACACCGATCTAGAGGATAAAG GAGCAGGTGCAGCCCCCGGAGTTTCTATAGACCTGGTGGCAGACTTCCAGTATCTGAGAACAGCTTACGCTATAGACACAAACCTCAAGTTTAGCGATAATCTCTTTGCTGCTCTCA AAACCACCACTGCCTATGATCCTACAGGAAGGACAGCCTACATTGAAGGATGCAAAAAAGTAGGAGTGGTTCCTGCCTCTTACTTTCTACGCCATATGAACGACCCTCACCTCAGTATGAAACACCACGGTCTGGGGTCCCAGGGAATGAGGGCAATTGCAATGTCTCTAGTG TCCAATACCAGTGTTTTGACCCTTGATCTCAGTGACAACTGGCTAGGACATCCAGGAGGCCATGCCGTCTGTGAAATGCTCAGGGATAACTGTTTCATCACACATtta GATTTATCGGACAACAAATTCGGTCTGCAAACAGCAGAATCTTTGTCCCAAACACTACAGCAAAACTCCACCTTAACACATGTCACGTTGTCTG GTAATGATTTTGATGACAAGGCAGCAGTTCACTTCTCAGATGCAATAATG AACACAACAAAGCTAGAGTACTTAAATTTGAGCCATAATTTATTCGGGGAGAACGCAGGAATTATCCTGGGTCCGGCCATTGCTGACAACAGCTCACTGAAAGAACTGGACCTCAGCTGGAACTCAATACGCAGGAAAGGCGCCGTGGCCATAGCTCAGGGCATAAAG AATAATGTGTATATGAAGAAAATCAACTTGGCATGGAATGGTTTCGGACTTGAAGGATCTATTGCATTTGGTGATGCTTTGAAAGGCAACCAAGTTTTAGAAGAGCTGGATTTAAC gaataACAGAATTACCTCAGAAGGAGCTGTTTTGATAGGAAAAGGAGTTTCTGTGAATGAAACTTTGACAACAATTAGA CTGGGAAGAAATCCAATGCAAACAGCAGGCTGTTATGGAATTTGTGCTGCCATTCTCAGAAATCCAAACTGTGCACTCAAAGAACTGGATTTTAAG GATATTTTAGTGAATAAAGACtttgatgatattttcaaaCAAGTGCAAGAGCAGGTCCCTGATATCAAAATGAGACACGGGGGCATGGAACCACCCAAAAAACCACGGGCCAGGATCCACCCCATGGTCAAATTGACCAACTATATAGAAAAGAACAATCTCCGCCTCGTCGACTTCTTCAATAAATTTGACAAGGATGGAAGTATGAGCGTAACCTATGAGGAGTTCCAGCAAGGCATTGAG TGTGCAAAGACGGCTTTACAAAAACTTGTGAAATCCGAGGCCCTGAAG GACACAGGAATTAAGCTGACTCAAGAGGAGGTTCAGATTCTGCTGAGTGAACTCGACAGTGATGGAGACGGCGAGATCAACTTCAG TGAAATGGTTAGTGGACACACAGGGTTCCAGGAGAGTCAGCAAGAAAACATCAACGTAATACTGACAGCCACCCAGCCAAGGCCTGTAACAACGTAG
- the LOC128187232 gene encoding leucine-rich repeat-containing protein 74A-like isoform X2, translating to MEQESSEKENTNTGKAVKRWPIESQEEPISVIREETEEELKAATDQVRPVTSKGRLQTHFPQQSRPSSSKKLPRPGSTRSTGSSRPGTGSRKTVSRASSRKSRPESSGSRLERFGPSSDHSESDDEIPHKPREHLPEIADFTTVDINDEKAFDTDLEDKGAGAAPGVSIDLVADFQYLRTAYAIDTNLKFSDNLFAALKTTTAYDPTGRTAYIEGCKKVGVVPASYFLRHMNDPHLSMKHHGLGSQGMRAIAMSLVSNTSVLTLDLSDNWLGHPGGHAVCEMLRDNCFITHLDLSDNKFGLQTAESLSQTLQQNSTLTHVTLSGNDFDDKAAVHFSDAIMNTTKLEYLNLSHNLFGENAGIILGPAIADNSSLKELDLSWNSIRRKGAVAIAQGIKNNVYMKKINLAWNGFGLEGSIAFGDALKGNQVLEELDLTNNRITSEGAVLIGKGVSVNETLTTIRLGRNPMQTAGCYGICAAILRNPNCALKELDFKDILVNKDFDDIFKQVQEQVPDIKMRHGGMEPPKKPRARIHPMVKLTNYIEKNNLRLVDFFNKFDKDGSMSVTYEEFQQGIEDTGIKLTQEEVQILLSELDSDGDGEINFSEMVSGHTGFQESQQENINVILTATQPRPVTT from the exons ATGGAACAGGAATCTTCAGAAAAGGAAAACACGAATACTGGTAAGGCAGTCAAAAGATGGCCCATAGAGTCACAGGAGGAGCCGATATCGGTGATCAGGGAGGAGACAGAGGAGGAACTGAAGGCAGCGACTGACCAGGTTCGGCCTGTGACCAGTAAAGGCCGTCTACAGACACATTTTCCTCAGCAGAGCCGTCCGTCATCCAGTAAAAAATTACCCCGACCGGGCAGCACTCGCTCCACAGGATCAAGTCGTCCAGGAACCGGCTCCAGAAAA ACTGTGAGTCGAGCGAGCAGTAGAAAGTCTCGACCAGAGAGCAGTGGATCTCGACTCGAGAGGTTCGGCCCCAGCTCGGACCACAGTGAGAGTGATGACGAGATACCCCACAAACCACGAGAGCACCTGCCTGAGATAGCAGACTTCACTACAGTAGATATCAATGATGAGAAAGCCTTTGACACCGATCTAGAGGATAAAG GAGCAGGTGCAGCCCCCGGAGTTTCTATAGACCTGGTGGCAGACTTCCAGTATCTGAGAACAGCTTACGCTATAGACACAAACCTCAAGTTTAGCGATAATCTCTTTGCTGCTCTCA AAACCACCACTGCCTATGATCCTACAGGAAGGACAGCCTACATTGAAGGATGCAAAAAAGTAGGAGTGGTTCCTGCCTCTTACTTTCTACGCCATATGAACGACCCTCACCTCAGTATGAAACACCACGGTCTGGGGTCCCAGGGAATGAGGGCAATTGCAATGTCTCTAGTG TCCAATACCAGTGTTTTGACCCTTGATCTCAGTGACAACTGGCTAGGACATCCAGGAGGCCATGCCGTCTGTGAAATGCTCAGGGATAACTGTTTCATCACACATtta GATTTATCGGACAACAAATTCGGTCTGCAAACAGCAGAATCTTTGTCCCAAACACTACAGCAAAACTCCACCTTAACACATGTCACGTTGTCTG GTAATGATTTTGATGACAAGGCAGCAGTTCACTTCTCAGATGCAATAATG AACACAACAAAGCTAGAGTACTTAAATTTGAGCCATAATTTATTCGGGGAGAACGCAGGAATTATCCTGGGTCCGGCCATTGCTGACAACAGCTCACTGAAAGAACTGGACCTCAGCTGGAACTCAATACGCAGGAAAGGCGCCGTGGCCATAGCTCAGGGCATAAAG AATAATGTGTATATGAAGAAAATCAACTTGGCATGGAATGGTTTCGGACTTGAAGGATCTATTGCATTTGGTGATGCTTTGAAAGGCAACCAAGTTTTAGAAGAGCTGGATTTAAC gaataACAGAATTACCTCAGAAGGAGCTGTTTTGATAGGAAAAGGAGTTTCTGTGAATGAAACTTTGACAACAATTAGA CTGGGAAGAAATCCAATGCAAACAGCAGGCTGTTATGGAATTTGTGCTGCCATTCTCAGAAATCCAAACTGTGCACTCAAAGAACTGGATTTTAAG GATATTTTAGTGAATAAAGACtttgatgatattttcaaaCAAGTGCAAGAGCAGGTCCCTGATATCAAAATGAGACACGGGGGCATGGAACCACCCAAAAAACCACGGGCCAGGATCCACCCCATGGTCAAATTGACCAACTATATAGAAAAGAACAATCTCCGCCTCGTCGACTTCTTCAATAAATTTGACAAGGATGGAAGTATGAGCGTAACCTATGAGGAGTTCCAGCAAGGCATTGAG GACACAGGAATTAAGCTGACTCAAGAGGAGGTTCAGATTCTGCTGAGTGAACTCGACAGTGATGGAGACGGCGAGATCAACTTCAG TGAAATGGTTAGTGGACACACAGGGTTCCAGGAGAGTCAGCAAGAAAACATCAACGTAATACTGACAGCCACCCAGCCAAGGCCTGTAACAACGTAG
- the LOC128187232 gene encoding leucine-rich repeat-containing protein 74A-like isoform X1, with protein sequence MEQESSEKENTNTGKAVKRWPIESQEEPISVIREETEEELKAATDQVRPVTSKGRLQTHFPQQSRPSSSKKLPRPGSTRSTGSSRPGTGSRKTVSRASSRKSRPESSGSRLERFGPSSDHSESDDEIPHKPREHLPEIADFTTVDINDEKAFDTDLEDKGAGAAPGVSIDLVADFQYLRTAYAIDTNLKFSDNLFAALKTTTAYDPTGRTAYIEGCKKVGVVPASYFLRHMNDPHLSMKHHGLGSQGMRAIAMSLVSNTSVLTLDLSDNWLGHPGGHAVCEMLRDNCFITHLDLSDNKFGLQTAESLSQTLQQNSTLTHVTLSGNDFDDKAAVHFSDAIMNTTKLEYLNLSHNLFGENAGIILGPAIADNSSLKELDLSWNSIRRKGAVAIAQGIKNNVYMKKINLAWNGFGLEGSIAFGDALKGNQVLEELDLTNNRITSEGAVLIGKGVSVNETLTTIRLGRNPMQTAGCYGICAAILRNPNCALKELDFKDILVNKDFDDIFKQVQEQVPDIKMRHGGMEPPKKPRARIHPMVKLTNYIEKNNLRLVDFFNKFDKDGSMSVTYEEFQQGIECAKTALQKLVKSEALKDTGIKLTQEEVQILLSELDSDGDGEINFSEMVSGHTGFQESQQENINVILTATQPRPVTT encoded by the exons ATGGAACAGGAATCTTCAGAAAAGGAAAACACGAATACTGGTAAGGCAGTCAAAAGATGGCCCATAGAGTCACAGGAGGAGCCGATATCGGTGATCAGGGAGGAGACAGAGGAGGAACTGAAGGCAGCGACTGACCAGGTTCGGCCTGTGACCAGTAAAGGCCGTCTACAGACACATTTTCCTCAGCAGAGCCGTCCGTCATCCAGTAAAAAATTACCCCGACCGGGCAGCACTCGCTCCACAGGATCAAGTCGTCCAGGAACCGGCTCCAGAAAA ACTGTGAGTCGAGCGAGCAGTAGAAAGTCTCGACCAGAGAGCAGTGGATCTCGACTCGAGAGGTTCGGCCCCAGCTCGGACCACAGTGAGAGTGATGACGAGATACCCCACAAACCACGAGAGCACCTGCCTGAGATAGCAGACTTCACTACAGTAGATATCAATGATGAGAAAGCCTTTGACACCGATCTAGAGGATAAAG GAGCAGGTGCAGCCCCCGGAGTTTCTATAGACCTGGTGGCAGACTTCCAGTATCTGAGAACAGCTTACGCTATAGACACAAACCTCAAGTTTAGCGATAATCTCTTTGCTGCTCTCA AAACCACCACTGCCTATGATCCTACAGGAAGGACAGCCTACATTGAAGGATGCAAAAAAGTAGGAGTGGTTCCTGCCTCTTACTTTCTACGCCATATGAACGACCCTCACCTCAGTATGAAACACCACGGTCTGGGGTCCCAGGGAATGAGGGCAATTGCAATGTCTCTAGTG TCCAATACCAGTGTTTTGACCCTTGATCTCAGTGACAACTGGCTAGGACATCCAGGAGGCCATGCCGTCTGTGAAATGCTCAGGGATAACTGTTTCATCACACATtta GATTTATCGGACAACAAATTCGGTCTGCAAACAGCAGAATCTTTGTCCCAAACACTACAGCAAAACTCCACCTTAACACATGTCACGTTGTCTG GTAATGATTTTGATGACAAGGCAGCAGTTCACTTCTCAGATGCAATAATG AACACAACAAAGCTAGAGTACTTAAATTTGAGCCATAATTTATTCGGGGAGAACGCAGGAATTATCCTGGGTCCGGCCATTGCTGACAACAGCTCACTGAAAGAACTGGACCTCAGCTGGAACTCAATACGCAGGAAAGGCGCCGTGGCCATAGCTCAGGGCATAAAG AATAATGTGTATATGAAGAAAATCAACTTGGCATGGAATGGTTTCGGACTTGAAGGATCTATTGCATTTGGTGATGCTTTGAAAGGCAACCAAGTTTTAGAAGAGCTGGATTTAAC gaataACAGAATTACCTCAGAAGGAGCTGTTTTGATAGGAAAAGGAGTTTCTGTGAATGAAACTTTGACAACAATTAGA CTGGGAAGAAATCCAATGCAAACAGCAGGCTGTTATGGAATTTGTGCTGCCATTCTCAGAAATCCAAACTGTGCACTCAAAGAACTGGATTTTAAG GATATTTTAGTGAATAAAGACtttgatgatattttcaaaCAAGTGCAAGAGCAGGTCCCTGATATCAAAATGAGACACGGGGGCATGGAACCACCCAAAAAACCACGGGCCAGGATCCACCCCATGGTCAAATTGACCAACTATATAGAAAAGAACAATCTCCGCCTCGTCGACTTCTTCAATAAATTTGACAAGGATGGAAGTATGAGCGTAACCTATGAGGAGTTCCAGCAAGGCATTGAG TGTGCAAAGACGGCTTTACAAAAACTTGTGAAATCCGAGGCCCTGAAG GACACAGGAATTAAGCTGACTCAAGAGGAGGTTCAGATTCTGCTGAGTGAACTCGACAGTGATGGAGACGGCGAGATCAACTTCAG TGAAATGGTTAGTGGACACACAGGGTTCCAGGAGAGTCAGCAAGAAAACATCAACGTAATACTGACAGCCACCCAGCCAAGGCCTGTAACAACGTAG
- the LOC128187232 gene encoding leucine-rich repeat-containing protein 74B-like isoform X4, whose translation MEQESSEKENTNTGKAVKRWPIESQEEPISVIREETEEELKAATDQVRPVTSKGRLQTHFPQQSRPSSSKKLPRPGSTRSTGSSRPGTGSRKTVSRASSRKSRPESSGSRLERFGPSSDHSESDDEIPHKPREHLPEIADFTTVDINDEKAFDTDLEDKETTTAYDPTGRTAYIEGCKKVGVVPASYFLRHMNDPHLSMKHHGLGSQGMRAIAMSLVSNTSVLTLDLSDNWLGHPGGHAVCEMLRDNCFITHLDLSDNKFGLQTAESLSQTLQQNSTLTHVTLSGNDFDDKAAVHFSDAIMNTTKLEYLNLSHNLFGENAGIILGPAIADNSSLKELDLSWNSIRRKGAVAIAQGIKNNVYMKKINLAWNGFGLEGSIAFGDALKGNQVLEELDLTNNRITSEGAVLIGKGVSVNETLTTIRLGRNPMQTAGCYGICAAILRNPNCALKELDFKDILVNKDFDDIFKQVQEQVPDIKMRHGGMEPPKKPRARIHPMVKLTNYIEKNNLRLVDFFNKFDKDGSMSVTYEEFQQGIECAKTALQKLVKSEALKDTGIKLTQEEVQILLSELDSDGDGEINFSEMVSGHTGFQESQQENINVILTATQPRPVTT comes from the exons ATGGAACAGGAATCTTCAGAAAAGGAAAACACGAATACTGGTAAGGCAGTCAAAAGATGGCCCATAGAGTCACAGGAGGAGCCGATATCGGTGATCAGGGAGGAGACAGAGGAGGAACTGAAGGCAGCGACTGACCAGGTTCGGCCTGTGACCAGTAAAGGCCGTCTACAGACACATTTTCCTCAGCAGAGCCGTCCGTCATCCAGTAAAAAATTACCCCGACCGGGCAGCACTCGCTCCACAGGATCAAGTCGTCCAGGAACCGGCTCCAGAAAA ACTGTGAGTCGAGCGAGCAGTAGAAAGTCTCGACCAGAGAGCAGTGGATCTCGACTCGAGAGGTTCGGCCCCAGCTCGGACCACAGTGAGAGTGATGACGAGATACCCCACAAACCACGAGAGCACCTGCCTGAGATAGCAGACTTCACTACAGTAGATATCAATGATGAGAAAGCCTTTGACACCGATCTAGAGGATAAAG AAACCACCACTGCCTATGATCCTACAGGAAGGACAGCCTACATTGAAGGATGCAAAAAAGTAGGAGTGGTTCCTGCCTCTTACTTTCTACGCCATATGAACGACCCTCACCTCAGTATGAAACACCACGGTCTGGGGTCCCAGGGAATGAGGGCAATTGCAATGTCTCTAGTG TCCAATACCAGTGTTTTGACCCTTGATCTCAGTGACAACTGGCTAGGACATCCAGGAGGCCATGCCGTCTGTGAAATGCTCAGGGATAACTGTTTCATCACACATtta GATTTATCGGACAACAAATTCGGTCTGCAAACAGCAGAATCTTTGTCCCAAACACTACAGCAAAACTCCACCTTAACACATGTCACGTTGTCTG GTAATGATTTTGATGACAAGGCAGCAGTTCACTTCTCAGATGCAATAATG AACACAACAAAGCTAGAGTACTTAAATTTGAGCCATAATTTATTCGGGGAGAACGCAGGAATTATCCTGGGTCCGGCCATTGCTGACAACAGCTCACTGAAAGAACTGGACCTCAGCTGGAACTCAATACGCAGGAAAGGCGCCGTGGCCATAGCTCAGGGCATAAAG AATAATGTGTATATGAAGAAAATCAACTTGGCATGGAATGGTTTCGGACTTGAAGGATCTATTGCATTTGGTGATGCTTTGAAAGGCAACCAAGTTTTAGAAGAGCTGGATTTAAC gaataACAGAATTACCTCAGAAGGAGCTGTTTTGATAGGAAAAGGAGTTTCTGTGAATGAAACTTTGACAACAATTAGA CTGGGAAGAAATCCAATGCAAACAGCAGGCTGTTATGGAATTTGTGCTGCCATTCTCAGAAATCCAAACTGTGCACTCAAAGAACTGGATTTTAAG GATATTTTAGTGAATAAAGACtttgatgatattttcaaaCAAGTGCAAGAGCAGGTCCCTGATATCAAAATGAGACACGGGGGCATGGAACCACCCAAAAAACCACGGGCCAGGATCCACCCCATGGTCAAATTGACCAACTATATAGAAAAGAACAATCTCCGCCTCGTCGACTTCTTCAATAAATTTGACAAGGATGGAAGTATGAGCGTAACCTATGAGGAGTTCCAGCAAGGCATTGAG TGTGCAAAGACGGCTTTACAAAAACTTGTGAAATCCGAGGCCCTGAAG GACACAGGAATTAAGCTGACTCAAGAGGAGGTTCAGATTCTGCTGAGTGAACTCGACAGTGATGGAGACGGCGAGATCAACTTCAG TGAAATGGTTAGTGGACACACAGGGTTCCAGGAGAGTCAGCAAGAAAACATCAACGTAATACTGACAGCCACCCAGCCAAGGCCTGTAACAACGTAG
- the LOC128187232 gene encoding leucine-rich repeat-containing protein 74A-like isoform X3, with amino-acid sequence MEQESSEKENTNTGKAVKRWPIESQEEPISVIREETEEELKAATDQVRPVTSKGRLQTHFPQQSRPSSSKKLPRPGSTRSTGSSRPGTGSRKTVSRASSRKSRPESSGSRLERFGPSSDHSESDDEIPHKPREHLPEIADFTTVDINDEKAFDTDLEDKDEEEYTLTDLLFLYRCHMETTTAYDPTGRTAYIEGCKKVGVVPASYFLRHMNDPHLSMKHHGLGSQGMRAIAMSLVSNTSVLTLDLSDNWLGHPGGHAVCEMLRDNCFITHLDLSDNKFGLQTAESLSQTLQQNSTLTHVTLSGNDFDDKAAVHFSDAIMNTTKLEYLNLSHNLFGENAGIILGPAIADNSSLKELDLSWNSIRRKGAVAIAQGIKNNVYMKKINLAWNGFGLEGSIAFGDALKGNQVLEELDLTNNRITSEGAVLIGKGVSVNETLTTIRLGRNPMQTAGCYGICAAILRNPNCALKELDFKDILVNKDFDDIFKQVQEQVPDIKMRHGGMEPPKKPRARIHPMVKLTNYIEKNNLRLVDFFNKFDKDGSMSVTYEEFQQGIECAKTALQKLVKSEALKDTGIKLTQEEVQILLSELDSDGDGEINFSEMVSGHTGFQESQQENINVILTATQPRPVTT; translated from the exons ATGGAACAGGAATCTTCAGAAAAGGAAAACACGAATACTGGTAAGGCAGTCAAAAGATGGCCCATAGAGTCACAGGAGGAGCCGATATCGGTGATCAGGGAGGAGACAGAGGAGGAACTGAAGGCAGCGACTGACCAGGTTCGGCCTGTGACCAGTAAAGGCCGTCTACAGACACATTTTCCTCAGCAGAGCCGTCCGTCATCCAGTAAAAAATTACCCCGACCGGGCAGCACTCGCTCCACAGGATCAAGTCGTCCAGGAACCGGCTCCAGAAAA ACTGTGAGTCGAGCGAGCAGTAGAAAGTCTCGACCAGAGAGCAGTGGATCTCGACTCGAGAGGTTCGGCCCCAGCTCGGACCACAGTGAGAGTGATGACGAGATACCCCACAAACCACGAGAGCACCTGCCTGAGATAGCAGACTTCACTACAGTAGATATCAATGATGAGAAAGCCTTTGACACCGATCTAGAGGATAAAG ATGAGGAGGAATATACTCTGACAGATCTCCTCTTCCTGTACAGATGTCACATGG AAACCACCACTGCCTATGATCCTACAGGAAGGACAGCCTACATTGAAGGATGCAAAAAAGTAGGAGTGGTTCCTGCCTCTTACTTTCTACGCCATATGAACGACCCTCACCTCAGTATGAAACACCACGGTCTGGGGTCCCAGGGAATGAGGGCAATTGCAATGTCTCTAGTG TCCAATACCAGTGTTTTGACCCTTGATCTCAGTGACAACTGGCTAGGACATCCAGGAGGCCATGCCGTCTGTGAAATGCTCAGGGATAACTGTTTCATCACACATtta GATTTATCGGACAACAAATTCGGTCTGCAAACAGCAGAATCTTTGTCCCAAACACTACAGCAAAACTCCACCTTAACACATGTCACGTTGTCTG GTAATGATTTTGATGACAAGGCAGCAGTTCACTTCTCAGATGCAATAATG AACACAACAAAGCTAGAGTACTTAAATTTGAGCCATAATTTATTCGGGGAGAACGCAGGAATTATCCTGGGTCCGGCCATTGCTGACAACAGCTCACTGAAAGAACTGGACCTCAGCTGGAACTCAATACGCAGGAAAGGCGCCGTGGCCATAGCTCAGGGCATAAAG AATAATGTGTATATGAAGAAAATCAACTTGGCATGGAATGGTTTCGGACTTGAAGGATCTATTGCATTTGGTGATGCTTTGAAAGGCAACCAAGTTTTAGAAGAGCTGGATTTAAC gaataACAGAATTACCTCAGAAGGAGCTGTTTTGATAGGAAAAGGAGTTTCTGTGAATGAAACTTTGACAACAATTAGA CTGGGAAGAAATCCAATGCAAACAGCAGGCTGTTATGGAATTTGTGCTGCCATTCTCAGAAATCCAAACTGTGCACTCAAAGAACTGGATTTTAAG GATATTTTAGTGAATAAAGACtttgatgatattttcaaaCAAGTGCAAGAGCAGGTCCCTGATATCAAAATGAGACACGGGGGCATGGAACCACCCAAAAAACCACGGGCCAGGATCCACCCCATGGTCAAATTGACCAACTATATAGAAAAGAACAATCTCCGCCTCGTCGACTTCTTCAATAAATTTGACAAGGATGGAAGTATGAGCGTAACCTATGAGGAGTTCCAGCAAGGCATTGAG TGTGCAAAGACGGCTTTACAAAAACTTGTGAAATCCGAGGCCCTGAAG GACACAGGAATTAAGCTGACTCAAGAGGAGGTTCAGATTCTGCTGAGTGAACTCGACAGTGATGGAGACGGCGAGATCAACTTCAG TGAAATGGTTAGTGGACACACAGGGTTCCAGGAGAGTCAGCAAGAAAACATCAACGTAATACTGACAGCCACCCAGCCAAGGCCTGTAACAACGTAG